The nucleotide window ATCGAGCTTTCTATCACCGAGGTATATCCCGTTGTGGTTGCTTTCCACTACAACGCCGTCGACATTCAACGTATCGAACGCGTAGCTGATCTCTGCAAGCGACCCATCGATATCTGGCAGTGGCATGGAGGCGAACATGCCGAAGCGTGTTGGATGCGAGCTTGTCGCCTTCGCACCTTCGTCGTTCACATACCGGGCAAGCTTGCGTGCAGCGGCGTCGTCACCAAAATGCAGCCCCGGTGCGGAGATGGAAAGAATGGCGACGTCGATCCCCACGCGATCCATCATTCTCAAAGCTTGTTCCACGCTCCAGGCGGGAATACCGGGCATGCCGGACGGTTTTGAATGACCCGCAGCGGCAAGAGCTGCACGGTACTGCTCGGGCAGGTAGTGAGCATGCACGTCGAAACGCCCTGTATTCGCTTTCGCGGTCGGCTCTTTCGCGGCGTCGGCACCTGATGCAACCTCTGACGCGAATCCCGTTGCTCCGAATGACGAAGCTGCAGCGCCCAACATGCCGGCAACCAACGCTCGCCGCCGGGGCCACATGTCATCCGGAAATGATCGCTCCTCCCTCGTCAAGTTGAGCGCGCGTTCGTTTAACGATCCTTGTGTGCGTGTAGTGGTGCGAGATTGCGTTACTTTAAAATTCATCGTCTTCTCCAATGACCCACCGCGCACTTCTGCGAGTGCGGGATTACCAACAATCGTTGTTGACCGTCCACCCGGCCGCAGGTGCATGCGCCTCGACTTGTTTGTACTTGCCGCTGAAAAAGACCAAGGGCTTGCGTTGCTCGCCTAGTTGCAGGCCTTCGATCTGCGCTACATAAAGCAAGTGGTCACCGGCCTCGTGAATTGCGGTTGTTCTAGCGACGATGTGCGCCAGGCTTCCGACGATCAATGGTGTCTCTTCACTGAATGTGTACGGCACGTTCAGCGTTTCGTCACGCTTGCCGCCGAAATGCGCACTGACGGCCTGTTGGTGCTCAGCGAGGAAGTTCACGCCGTAACGCACGCCTAAATGGACAATGTCGTTGAACCGGGACTGCTTCCTTACTGAGACAAGCACAAGCGGCGGCTCCATCGACACAGACATGAACGCATTAGCCGTCATGCCGGCGGGTTTTCCCTCGGCAACATAGGTGATGACCGTCACACCCGTGGCGAACAAACCCATTACCGAGCGGAACAATCGGTTATCTAATTCCATTTCGGTATCCCTATGAATGGTCGGGCGTCAAACAAGTGGAGTTACCGTGTTTTCCACGCCCAGAAGCGCCTTTCCGTAGACCTCGATTCCCACCGCAGGTAAAACGACGGCATGGCGAGCGGCCGTGTTCGAGTCTCGCCACATCCGCTGCAGAGGACTACCTTCAGCGAACGTGCCAGCGCCGTGCGCCGAGACAAGAATATTGATCGCATCGGTGATGTTCGTGACTACGACACCCGAATCGGCTCGCACACGGGCTCGAGTCAAATAGTCCAGTTTCTCGCCCCGCTGAGCGGCGTCGTCAATGTCTGCGGCGGCACGGTAAGCATGCAGGTGGGCCGTGTCAATCTTCAGCGCCGCCTCTGCAATTTGCGCCTGGAACATCACCGAAGAGGTCTGCTTTTCGAAAGTCGTATAGGCAATGTTTCGCTGAGAAGCCTTCTCGATGACGTACTTCAGCGCCGCGCGGCCTATGCCCAGTTGCGCTCCAACCAGAACCAACGCAGCGACAGGCACGAATGGGCCCCGGTATTCGGCTTCGTCCTTAAATTCCGTCGGATAGTCGCTCGCGACTGCTGCGCGGATATCGAGCAGTCGGTGGTCGGGCACGAATACGTCCTTTGCCACCACGCAGTTGCTTCCGGATGCGCGCATTCCGACTGTGAACCAGGTGTCATCGATCGTAATGTCTGACCGTGGCAGCAACGCAAGATATTGGCCAACGTAAGCGCCATTCTTGTCGTGCTCCATAACGCCCACTGTGACCCAGTCAGCATGCAAGCTACCCGAGGACCAGAACCATTTCCCCGATACAACGAGGCCTCCTTCCACCCTGCGGCAGTCCTTGGACGGCGTAAATACGCCCGCTACGCGAGCGTTCGGGTTTGCACCGAATACGTCTTCTTGAGCTCGCTTGGGATACAGGCCTACAAACCATGCACACACATTCGTGAGTGCCGTGACCCATGCCGTACCAGCGCACGATTCAGCCAGAGCTGCCGTGACGTCCAGATGCGTTCGGAGCGACTGTTGGTAGCCCCCGAAACGTTTCGGAACCATCAGGCGGAACAACCCGGCCTCGCTGATGGCATCGATGTTGTCTTGGTGCGCCCGACGATCTTGCTCTGACTTCAGCGCGTTCAGTGACAACAACGGTCCGAGCGCGCGAGCCCGATCGATAAGTTCGTCCGAAGTAGGTTCAGACTGTCGTGGCACAGCTTGTAGTTGAGCGGTCATTCAAGACTCCATGGTTATTCGGTTAAAGCAGGTAACGCTGGGCTGGCCCCTCTGCCCAGCGCTGTTCCATAGCGGAATAGCGGCGTATCAAGCGAGCCGTTGATGTGCTACGGCGCATAACGCTTTGGTTTCGTCGCCCAATAAACGCTTTTGTCATTCCGACGAATTCGTTCAATCTATACTCATTCTCGTCTGAACTCAATCAACCTCAGGGCGGTACTTTCCCTTATCAAACAGGGCTTTATCGCGACGCCGTGTCATTATGATAAAATGTCATTTTGAGGAAGAACCCAAATGCGAAAACCCGCCGAGGCATTGAAACAGCCCGCCCGTGACCACCGAATCGTTGTCGCGGAGAAAAAGCGCATGCTAATGCGCACACGACTCATTGATGCAACGATGCGGGTCTACGGAAACAGTGAGAACGCAACCCCGGTAATCGATGATGTGATCAGCGAGGCAAAGGTATCGCGGGGACCTTCTATAATTATTTCAACTCGCTTGACGAAGTTCTGATTGTGATCGGCCAAGATTTGAGCAATCAGATGACCACCGAAATTTTGCCGGTGTACAACGTACTAACCGAGCCATGGCAGCGATTTTCGGTCGGCTTCCGGCTTTTCCTCATTCGTGCATTGCTCGATCGCAAATGGGCCGGGTTTGTTACTCGCACAGCGGCCTGGGCGGAAGACTCCCTTGTCGCGCAATTTATGTCGCGTGACCTTGAGCATGGGAAAACGCAAGGCCAGTTCAACTTCGACGATGTCGAGGTTGCCGCAGATTTCTTGAAAGGTGCGTCGGCTCACGGAATTCAGGCCTTACGGATCGGGGTGAATCAGCCTGGCCGTTACATCGACAATTCGGTGCGCATGGCGCTCGCGAGCCTGGGATGCAAAGAAGAACTTCGCGACAAGGGCGCAGATTTCTCCAAACTTTATTTGAAGGACTGGCTAAACGGAAATTTGAAAGCAACGAGGCCGGCATGGGCGGGCCACGCAAACGTCGCTGTACGGCATGATCTATTTTGATAGATCCGGCTACACAGACGTGGCTCAAAAACGTAAGGCGACACATAGAACGCCGGTGGGTTTGAACTGGCATAGTTAAAAGGGACAGACGTTGCCCGCGCTGCGCTTCGCGTGGTCGGTGGCGGCGATAGCCTCCCCAATTAAATTACGGCCTCAGAACGCCCGGCACCTAGCATTGGCTGACGGATGTTGACGGCATCACTATTGCCAATACTGATCAGAGTGGAGGATTGCCTATCGTTGTGACCACGCTTTACGGAAGACTTTTGGTTATGTAAACCTATCGGAAAATGGACCCCATGCGGTTTGCGGTGAAACGTCAACGCCGTTGAGGCCAGGATCAGGACTCGCGCGTCTCAAGATCGAATCCGCTCCTCGACATCGACGATATAGCATTGCTACACTGTTTCGTAGTCGCACCTATTTATTTCGACTCGCATCAAAAACAGATGTATTCCCGTGCGCCGGCGTTGGAAAGGATCATTAGCATCTCGAAACAACAGCAAGATTTTCAACGTCCTATGGTCGGTGACCCGAGTGTAATAGCGAATACGCAATTTTGCGTATTGTTGAGCTTGCGACACAAATCTACACTACATTCAGGGAAAGCCAATATCACTTCAACGCACACGAGCATGCAATGACCACAGAACTCAAGACTCGCTTCTCTCACGTCAAACCAGGCGACACACATTTCCGTAGCGACGGCCTGCGCGACTTCTTCGCTTACCGTGATCTCGGTATTTTGCAAGCGACGGGAGGAAAGGTAATTGCCCAACTCGTCAAAGCGAAGAACGCGCCCGAGGCAGGCACCGGCTGGCACATTCATGAAGCCCAGTTTCACATCGTGCTGATGTTAAAGGGCTGGGCGCGTTTCATGTATGAGGACAAGCAGACCTTGGTCTCAGTCGGCGACTGCGTGCATCAGGCACCAGGTATCCGGCACTTCCTATTCGACTATTCTGAAGATATGGAATATCTTGAGGTTGTTGGCCCGGGAGATTTCACAAGCGTCGGTGTAAAGGGACCGTGCGAAGTGCCTGCGCCGACGGCTTGGTCGCGATAGTCTTTTCACCGTCCCCCTGGCAAGCGCAGATACGCTTTGCACAAGCGTAGCGTGCCAGGCGACCGAAACCAAACGAAGCCTTGGGTACACAGCCTGCGCTTGGCAAAGCGAACGGGCCAGCGGGCTCGCGCTTGCCAGAGCTCAAGCAACGTGTGCATTCCTGCCGAATCTCATCTCGCGCGCTCGCCGACTGCTTTGACTCGCCGATCTGCCTCCTCGGTTTGCCTTATCAGCAAGGTAGGACATCGGGGCGGGGAGCAGGTACGGTTACGGTGCCATCTTGTGAAGCAGGTCGGACGCTACGAGCGTTTGCGCCTTTGCGCAAGCGAAATGAGGCTTCGCGAAGTTTGCATCAGTGCCGACTGGAATCATCTCATCGAGCTGGGTCGGCCGGCCGCCTTGCAGTATATGAACTGGTGATTCAGCCGACGTCGGCGGCCTGGCCGGCCATCACAGGCGATGAGCTTTACATAGAGATCGCGCTGTGACGGGCCAGGCGGCCGAAGGCTCATAATTGTTTAAGTAGTGACGATAAAAAATTACGATTCTGGGCACCGATCCCAGCGGCTTTTCACTGCTTAGCATGGCGGGAATACAGCCGCCATCTTGAATTTTGAATCAAGTTCAAATCATGGTTGCGGTCGGTTTTCGGCCTCCGTGTTGTATATAAAATATGGCGGCACTTCCGGCCCCCACAAACAAAGCGAATCCTCCGGCGAGAAGTCTCCTGCTGGCCACGTGTGCCCGGCACTAACAAAGTCGATATCTGCGGACTATTCTGAGAACGATCCCCACGGATCCATTACATTAACTACCGCGTCCGTCACGGCTCCAAGAAATGCGTCAATCGTTTCGGCGGCGGCGGATTGCGCAGGCTTTCGTCGTTGCGTAGATATGTTGCGTCGCTAGTAGCCCAATCATTCTACCGGCGTATCCCCTTTATTGGGGATGCCCGCCCTTACGAAATCAGCTACATTTTGACCGCGACCGAAAAAAATAACCGGCGTGCGCGGGACGCCCCCAAAATTAAGTTATCCGAGGGCTTCGGCAGAACTTGAGAGACCAAAGGCCCGCGTTAAGCGGGCCTTTTTTTGTGGCAAGTTCCAACCGTGGGTCAAATATTGGCGAGATCTATTTTTCCACACCACCGTAAAAGTACTTCGGGTTCATGTTGTCCAGTGGGTTGCTCGACCCAAACAAGGATCCGCTCACGCTGCGCAACGTCGCACAAACAGCGTTGATTCCCGTCTGCAGAGCCCCCTCGACCCACCCGCCTGTAAATGAGCAGCTATCGCCAGCGAGGTAGATGAATGGGTCTGTAGCAGGAGCCCGGCTACCCTGGAACTGAAAAAACAACTGCTGGGTCTGCGCATCTCCGTTTGCGTAATTTAGCTTGAACGCCCCGTAGTAGCCTTGCTCAGTATCCCAATCGATAATGTGCACATTGTTCTCATAATCGCCTGCGAGCGGAACGACACAACTCGCGAAAGCGGCGTTCGTCTGGGCAAGATCAGCTACGAGGCGCTGCACACGCCGTTTGTTGTCGCCAAGCGCGAGCTGCTTAACCGCGTCGTCCTCCCAGGCATAACTCAACAAGACGATGCCGGGCGAGTTGGGATCTTTTGGTGCGTAGTCGAGGCAGTACACGCCACGGACCATCGTGTCTGTTTGTATGTTGACGGGAAGCTGTTTGTCGAGTCAAAATTTCCGCTCGGTCATGACAAATACTTTGGACGAGCTCGTCAAGTGCACATCGTCAATAGCCGAACATTGCTGGGCCGTTAGGACCGAACCAGGCGCGCTCAGCGCCATGTCAATCTGCATTGCCCGCGTGCTTGCCGTCACAATGACGCGATCCACAAACGTTTCAGATTCGTCTCCCAATGTCAACATAACGCCGTCGGACGCGCGAGCCACTTTCGCAACAGCTCGGGTCACGACCCATTGGGCAATTGTTTGGCCGTTGAATACCTGTGCAGAAAACGCTCGTGCTAGCGATTCGATCCCACCTGGGATAAACAACTGATTCGTTTCAAGCTCGTCGACTATCAAACGAACGATTTCCAAAAACGCGACCGGATACATTGGGCCAAGTCCCCCAGACCCGACGCCGAGCGCGCCAAAAAGATCGTAGTCGTCTGGAAATCGCCACTGCTTCCCACCAGGTGGGTTGGCGCTGCCGAAAATCTCTCGCAGCGCTGTGTAGAAGCTGTCACTGCCAAACGCGTTTATATAAGCTTGCCAGGCGGCCTGGGCCGCATCCGTTTGCCCACTTCGAAGCAGTCCCGTGATAGCACCGGGGCAAGCACCGCAGGGGCAACTGTCGGCGCATATCCGTTTTCAATGAAGGCATGCCACCCGTCATTTACCGTCTCGAACATCTCAGGTGCTTTGCGCCAGCTTCCCACACATAAGTCTGCCCCTGATAGCCCAAAGTGGTCAGCACGCTACCTGGGTCTGGAAAACTCGATGTCGCTTCAAAGTCAAATTGGTCAAGATAGTGGAACAGGCTATATTCGCTTGGCGGAAAGCGCATCGCGCCTAGTTCGGCCAGATACTGGGGTGGTTGGCTAGGAAAAGTTGCGCTCCATGTGCGTCCGCCAATCCGGTTAGAAGCCTCATAGATGACAACGTTTTAAATTCCTGCCCGTAGCAGTTCATACGCCGCGACAAGTCCAGCAATTCCACCTCCGATAATTGCAATTGTTGTTTGCGGACTGGCAGTGGGTGCGGTGCCAAGGGCATTCGGTAGGCCCTCCAGATAAGCACCGTAGTCGAACAGGTTATCGATATAGCCAAAGCTCGATGGTGCGGTAGTTCGACCGGTCGCAGCAGCCGGTGCGCCAACATGGCGCCGCAGATTTGGAATGATCGCCATAAAATCCGTGTGAAGGCAGTGGTTTATTAAGCGTGCAAACGTTTAACGGCAACATGCAGAACAGACTTGAATACTGATTTTGGAATGTGTAGGCTGTTGGACGCTGAGGCGGCTATTAGACCGTATCATCTCCCTCCTTTCTGATGCATTTGCGACAAGCGCTGAGCCACTATGTATCTATCAAGTCGTGAAACCGCACTTGTCTCCGACATTTTCACGGTGCTAGCGGATTCGCTCCCCGAAAATATCATGCGCCAGGAAGTCGGCGTACGGATGCTTGAGCTGTTGCGGGCCGATTTTCTTGGGTCTTACGTATGGGACGGAACAAAGCGAGAGTTTGTCAACCGCGTGTCGCTAAACATGTCCGACGATAACCTATCCGAATACGAAAAATACTACCAATATCGAGATACCGTTACCCCCCTCCTCCAAAACTGCCGACGAGCAGTGCGAGTTTCTGACGTCATCCCGCAACAAGAACTCGTCCGCACAGAGCTCTTTAATGATTTCCTTCGCCGGGATGGCTTGCATTGGGGTATGGATGTCTTTGCTTGGAATGGCGATACAAACATCGGGGACCTCCGCATCTGGCGGGCGAAGCAGCGAGACAATTTCTCGGACCACGAACTCGCGATTGCAGAGCTAATCCGTCCCGCATTCACAGCGGCGTTATCGAGGGCTCGAGTCGAAGCCGGGTTAGGTTTGATATCTACACCGATGTCTGCACTCATAGCCGAAGACGTTCTCGGCACGCTTACGCCTAGGGAAAAACAGGTTGTATTACTGCTTGTAGAGGGCCTTCTGGACAAGCAGATCGCGTTCAAGCTTGGTATCTCCTACGCAACGGTTCGCACACATGTCGACCGGTCGTTCCAGAAGCTGGGGGTGGGGAATCGCTCCGCCCTTATCCGGGCTGTCATGCTCAATAATGATGACTAGTTCTAGCATCGAATCCAATCGACCGGCTCGAAGGCAACTCACTGACTTGTTGCCAGATAGCTCAAGCCATGCGGGTGTTACCTGCGGCTAATCCCGCGACGAACCGCAATCTTAGGGCGAAAAAAAGCCGGCGTCTTAACGACGTCGGCTAATGGTTCTGATGCCTTCCGAGGGCGGTTACCAGAACCTGAGAGGCCTCCAGCATAACACATTAGATCTCTTAGTAAAATGAGATCAATTGCCTATCCTTTGAATAAAATTTTCATTTCGGAGAGAACTAATTGGAAGGTAGACATAGTCAAAGTCGCAATCGTTTAGGGCCTGTCGACTAGCTGTCAAGTTGATTAACGCGTTTTAGTTTATGCTGCTTGTAATAAGGTCGACCCACGATTGCGAGCTATATGCAAAGAACCACCTGATGTCCGAGACATGCGCTAGTAGCGACCAAAGCTGCCACGCTTAGCTTTACATTATTTATCGGTTACCCTAATAAATTCCTAACAATCACCATACGTCCTCGGGGCCCCGGAAACGGCGGTGGTGTAAGGATAAATTTGAAGCGGAAAAATCCGTTGCCGCATGTATCGGTAAATATTAAATATGCTCGACCCTGCGTTGAATTGATGCGAATTTTTCGAGACAGGCTTGGGCAATGGCACCCAACTTGCAGAAACCAGCCACAAGCTTCAGTTCCTGGCATAAGGCCAATTACCATTGGCTATTCTCATCGTCATTCAAGAAGTCAAGCGTATGACGCAACCGCACCGCGGTCCGCTGGCTCGACAGTCCTAACCGGGCGCTGACTTGCTCATTTGTACAGCCGGATGCAATATGCCTTCGACCGTATGTGTTACTGAGTATTCGCGGGGTGATGTCGGCCGCTGTCGCCCCAGAAGCTAGTAAAGCGCTTTTGACGAACTTGCCCAGTATGCCGTCATCCATCGGTTCGTCAGTCGAAGTCGCAATGAACAAGTAGTCTGAGGATGCGGCAAGGCGCCTACGCGCCGAAATATACATGCCGCTTGCACAACTAAAGATGGTCCTACAGCAATCCAGCCATTATTCGCTGGAAACGCACGTCGGAAAAGGCGGAGAGCCACAAACCATTTCAAGCAAAGTTGGTTCTATAGGCTCCCCTAGTGTTCTGTCCCAGAAATAACTTTACATAGTTTCGCCACTTTCTTGAGAATGGAATCGGCTGTTGCAGTCCACACAAACGCTCGCTTGTGCTGGTTGTACTGCTGAACATAGCGCTCGATACTGGTAATCAGTTGGCGCACGTTTCTGAATGACCCGCGCCGAATCGCCTGTTGTGTAACCAGTCCAAACCAGCGCTCCACCTGATTGAGCCAGCTCGAATAGGTGGGTGTGAAATGCATGCGGTACCGCGGATGTTTGGCTAACCAGGCCTTGACCTTCGGATGCTTGTGCGTCGCATAGTTGTCGACCACCAGATGAATCTCGAGATCAGTCGGCACAGCCTGGTCGACGTGATTCAGAAAGGCCAGAAACTCCTGATGCCTATGGCGTGACTTGCATTGGGTGATGACTTCTCCCGTTGCCGTATTGAGCGCAGCGAATAGGGTCGTCGTCCCGTGCCGGATGTAGTCATGCGTTACCCCTTCGAGATAGCCTAACCCCATCGGCAGCACGGGCTGCGTACGCTCCAGTGCCTGACACTGGGTCTTCTCATCGACGCACAGCACGAGTGCATGGGTCGGAGGGCTTAGGTATAGCCCGACAATGTCGCGCACCTTCTCAACAAAGTACGGATCGGTAGACAGCTTGAAGCTCTTTGAACGATGGGGCTGTACGCCGAATAGCGACAGATACCGGGCCACCGAACTCTTAGAAATCCCTGTCTGCGTAGCGGCAGAGCGCACGCTCCAATGTGTCGCCCCGTCCGGCTTCTCGTGCAGCACCCTGGCCAGCAGTTCTGCCACCGCTTCATCGTCATGTGTGCGCGGACGGCCCGGGCGGGCTTCATCATGCAGACCGGCAAGCCCCTGTGCGACAAATCGCTTCTTCCAATGCGTGATCGCCGGTGGGGTCACCTCGCACCGCAAAGCGATTTCCTGGCTCGTATGACCGTCAGCGGCCATCAAAATAATCTTTGCTCGACGGACCAAAGAATGAGGCAGAGAACGCGAGCGACTCATTGTTAGCAATTGCTCCCGCTCCAGCGTCGACACCGAAATCTCGATTCCCTTGCGTCCCATGATCGCCTCCCTGTCGGTCATGGCTTTATCGTAGAACAACAAATATCTATGTAAAGTTATTTCTGGGACAGAACACTAGCCGTCAATTAAACTTGGTTCTCTCTGAACGATTTCAGCTAAAGTTGGCACTTAATAGCCAGAAACCTTACAACGCAGCTACCCTACCGAACAAGCAGCACGTCCCCCGCAAAACTCTCCGAGTCCCGCCAGGCCGGCAATAGAGGCCACTCTAACTCCTAGTGGCGACGGCGCACTCATTGCCTGAAATGCGTAGTACCAACTTTACTTGAAATTTAGAACCGACTTTAGTCGCTTGCACAACTAAAGATGGTCCTACAGCAATCCAGCCATTGTTCGCTGGAAACGCCCGTCGGAAAAGGCAGAGAGCCAAAAACCATCTCAAGTAAAGTTGGTCCTATCGCGTCCCCGGCTGTCAACTAAACATGGTTCTCTCTGAACGTATTCACCTAAAGTTGGCCCTTAATGGCCAGAAACCTTTCAACGCAATAACCCTACCAAACGAGCAGCACGTTCCCGCAAAGCTATGCAAGGGCCGCCAGACGGGCAATAGAAGCCACTCTTACTCCAGTGACGACGGCGCGCTCATTGCCTGAACGCCGTAGTACCGACTTTAGTTGAAATTTAGAACCGACTTTAGCTGCGTGAGCGCAAAAAAAATTGCGAAGAATAAAGATCTATTTCAGTGCTATTAAGATAACTATCCTTATCCTAATAGATGTTTATGTGCGCTAAACTCATGGTTATGGAAACGAATGAACCTTTGATCTGCCCCCACTTATTAGGACATACTAGCGATTTGCCGAGTGACGACGCACTTGCCGCCTTGCGATGTTGGTACGAAGGTGTGCCCACACGTGAGGCCGTCGTTCGTTACCTTCCCCATCGGCTCACCCACGGCACATCCGCACGCGGCGTGCTGAGTGAGATTCGGCGGCAACTCGTACGCTGTGCCCTCGCCCGCTATCGCGACGACCTTGCCAAACTCTTCGATCACCGCACGGCCGAACGCGTCAAGCACGCACGGCTTGTTGCCAAGGGCATTGAGGCCCTTCGGGTCGCAACTGTGGCGATACCTTCGATCACTGACGACATTGCCCGCTGGCTGTTGCCTCGCGCTGTGCACGCACTTCATGCTCACGGCATCACAACGCTCGCCGATCTGACGCTTCGCATTCCACGCCGCAAGCAATGGTGGACAGCCATTCCCAAGCTTGGACAAGCCAGCGCCAAACAGATTGAGGCGTTCTTTGCCGCCCACCCGGCGCTCACCGATCGCGCCCGTGCATTGATCAAGTCCACGGGCTCACCCATTGTGGTTCCCTGGGAGAACGTGCGACTGCCGCACGAAATCGACGGGTCGTGTGGCGTATTCAGAGCACCGCGAGAAAGCTGCGCGCTCGACGCGAACAATGACTACGACGCAGTGCAAACGTGGTTGTCGCTGCACGAGTCACCCTCGACGCAACGCGCCTATCGGAAGGAAGCCGAGCGACTCATTCTGTGGGCGATCGTCGAACGGGGTCGGGCGCTCTCCTCACTGACTACCGAAGACGCGATTGCGTATCGCGCATTCTTGCGCCGGCCCACGCCCCGTGATCGATGGGTCGGTCCAACGCGTGCGCGAACATCGTCACAGTGGCGGCCTTTCACGGGCAACCTGGCGCCGCGCTCGGTCGCCTATTCGCTGATGGTGCTGGGCGCGCTGTACCGATGGCTGATCGAGCAACGGTATGTGCTGGCGAACCCGTTTTCCGGCGTCAAGGTGAAGGGTACGGAGCGCGCCGCGCTTGATGCGTCGCACGCATTCACCGAAGGCGAATGGCAACTGTTGCGGACCATCGCCGACGGGCTTGAGTGGTCGTATGGCTGGAAACCTGCATCGGCCCAGCGGCTGCGATTTGTGCTGGATTTTGGCTATGCCACGGGGTTGCGCGCCAGCGAGCTCGTGAATGTGACGCTCAAAGACATCCGCACCGATGCACAGGGAGATCATTGGGTTGAACTTGTCGGCAAGGGCCAGAAAGCGGGAAAAGTCGTTCTACCGCCTCTTGCTCGCAGGGCGCTCCAACGCTACTTGGTGGAACGCGACTTACCCGTCTCACCAGAGCGCTGGACGCCTGGAATCGCGTTGATTGCCAGCCTGAATGAAAGCGATCGCCAAGGGCTGAGCACCGTGCGGCTGTGGACGATTATGAAACGGTTCTTTGAGACAACAGCGGCCCTCATCGAAACGGAAAAACCGGCGTTCGCGGTAAAACTGCGACTGGCCGGCCCCCACTGGATGCGGCACACGCACGCGACCCATGCGCTCACACGCGGCGCGCAACTGACCTCAGTTCGGGATAACCTGCGTCATGCGTCTATAACGACGACGTCGACCTATTTGCACAGTGACGAGGTTGAACGGGCTCGACAGTTTCGGGATGCATTTAAGGTGCCGTAGTACGCTTCCTCAACTCAACGCCTACCCAATTTATGCCGCTCAACCCACAGTCCTCGCTCACCAGGCTCTTCAATGCGCCCG belongs to Burkholderia sp. PAMC 26561 and includes:
- a CDS encoding cupin domain-containing protein, which translates into the protein MTTELKTRFSHVKPGDTHFRSDGLRDFFAYRDLGILQATGGKVIAQLVKAKNAPEAGTGWHIHEAQFHIVLMLKGWARFMYEDKQTLVSVGDCVHQAPGIRHFLFDYSEDMEYLEVVGPGDFTSVGVKGPCEVPAPTAWSR
- a CDS encoding site-specific integrase, which translates into the protein METNEPLICPHLLGHTSDLPSDDALAALRCWYEGVPTREAVVRYLPHRLTHGTSARGVLSEIRRQLVRCALARYRDDLAKLFDHRTAERVKHARLVAKGIEALRVATVAIPSITDDIARWLLPRAVHALHAHGITTLADLTLRIPRRKQWWTAIPKLGQASAKQIEAFFAAHPALTDRARALIKSTGSPIVVPWENVRLPHEIDGSCGVFRAPRESCALDANNDYDAVQTWLSLHESPSTQRAYRKEAERLILWAIVERGRALSSLTTEDAIAYRAFLRRPTPRDRWVGPTRARTSSQWRPFTGNLAPRSVAYSLMVLGALYRWLIEQRYVLANPFSGVKVKGTERAALDASHAFTEGEWQLLRTIADGLEWSYGWKPASAQRLRFVLDFGYATGLRASELVNVTLKDIRTDAQGDHWVELVGKGQKAGKVVLPPLARRALQRYLVERDLPVSPERWTPGIALIASLNESDRQGLSTVRLWTIMKRFFETTAALIETEKPAFAVKLRLAGPHWMRHTHATHALTRGAQLTSVRDNLRHASITTTSTYLHSDEVERARQFRDAFKVP
- a CDS encoding IS630 family transposase codes for the protein MGRKGIEISVSTLEREQLLTMSRSRSLPHSLVRRAKIILMAADGHTSQEIALRCEVTPPAITHWKKRFVAQGLAGLHDEARPGRPRTHDDEAVAELLARVLHEKPDGATHWSVRSAATQTGISKSSVARYLSLFGVQPHRSKSFKLSTDPYFVEKVRDIVGLYLSPPTHALVLCVDEKTQCQALERTQPVLPMGLGYLEGVTHDYIRHGTTTLFAALNTATGEVITQCKSRHRHQEFLAFLNHVDQAVPTDLEIHLVVDNYATHKHPKVKAWLAKHPRYRMHFTPTYSSWLNQVERWFGLVTQQAIRRGSFRNVRQLITSIERYVQQYNQHKRAFVWTATADSILKKVAKLCKVISGTEH
- a CDS encoding helix-turn-helix transcriptional regulator — its product is MYLSSRETALVSDIFTVLADSLPENIMRQEVGVRMLELLRADFLGSYVWDGTKREFVNRVSLNMSDDNLSEYEKYYQYRDTVTPLLQNCRRAVRVSDVIPQQELVRTELFNDFLRRDGLHWGMDVFAWNGDTNIGDLRIWRAKQRDNFSDHELAIAELIRPAFTAALSRARVEAGLGLISTPMSALIAEDVLGTLTPREKQVVLLLVEGLLDKQIAFKLGISYATVRTHVDRSFQKLGVGNRSALIRAVMLNNDD
- a CDS encoding acyl-CoA dehydrogenase family protein, encoding MTAQLQAVPRQSEPTSDELIDRARALGPLLSLNALKSEQDRRAHQDNIDAISEAGLFRLMVPKRFGGYQQSLRTHLDVTAALAESCAGTAWVTALTNVCAWFVGLYPKRAQEDVFGANPNARVAGVFTPSKDCRRVEGGLVVSGKWFWSSGSLHADWVTVGVMEHDKNGAYVGQYLALLPRSDITIDDTWFTVGMRASGSNCVVAKDVFVPDHRLLDIRAAVASDYPTEFKDEAEYRGPFVPVAALVLVGAQLGIGRAALKYVIEKASQRNIAYTTFEKQTSSVMFQAQIAEAALKIDTAHLHAYRAAADIDDAAQRGEKLDYLTRARVRADSGVVVTNITDAINILVSAHGAGTFAEGSPLQRMWRDSNTAARHAVVLPAVGIEVYGKALLGVENTVTPLV
- a CDS encoding amidohydrolase family protein; translated protein: MNFKVTQSRTTTRTQGSLNERALNLTREERSFPDDMWPRRRALVAGMLGAAASSFGATGFASEVASGADAAKEPTAKANTGRFDVHAHYLPEQYRAALAAAGHSKPSGMPGIPAWSVEQALRMMDRVGIDVAILSISAPGLHFGDDAAARKLARYVNDEGAKATSSHPTRFGMFASMPLPDIDGSLAEISYAFDTLNVDGVVVESNHNGIYLGDRKLDPVFEELNRRHAKVFIHPTNPHCPCCSDPTALPPIGYPFPMLEFMFETTRAVFNLILSGTLDRFPNLKIIVPHAGATIPVLADRVAGLAPALGLPRPLDSARFYETLRGLYYDLAGFPLPRQILPLLEIADPKHIMYGSDWPYTPEPLVADLAQKLDVTPLMSAAMHRDFMRDNALALFPRFARGGNQ
- a CDS encoding FAD-dependent oxidoreductase, which produces MYEASNRIGGRTWSATFPSQPPQYLAELGAMRFPPSEYSLFHYLDQFDFEATSSFPDPGSVLTTLGYQGQTYVWEAGAKHLRCSRR
- a CDS encoding flavin reductase family protein: MELDNRLFRSVMGLFATGVTVITYVAEGKPAGMTANAFMSVSMEPPLVLVSVRKQSRFNDIVHLGVRYGVNFLAEHQQAVSAHFGGKRDETLNVPYTFSEETPLIVGSLAHIVARTTAIHEAGDHLLYVAQIEGLQLGEQRKPLVFFSGKYKQVEAHAPAAGWTVNNDCW